Within the Rosa rugosa chromosome 2, drRosRugo1.1, whole genome shotgun sequence genome, the region CCCAGTTAGCTCTCCCATAACCTCTGCTGTTATTATCCCCACCTTGATAATTCCCACCTGTTGTTATGGCACTCCCACCAGCTTTATTCCCAGCAGCATCATTAGGCCCCCTCCTTGGTTGAGCTTGTGCAGTTTGGGTTACCTGCTGGTTCCTATTCACTTGAGCCTCCCCCATTCTCTTAACACTATAGGGTGATACAATAGCAACAACACATGGCCGCCCATTAAACAAATGCCCATGCATCCCATCCTTGCAGGCCATGGCAGCAGCAGAATCATAGAAGTCTACCTGGCAATATCCTTTTGACTTCCCACTGGCTTTCTCATCGAAAAACTTCACTTCCTTCACAGCTCCATACTTGCACAACTCCGCCTCCAGCTCTGCATCCGTTGTCCACCAGTGCAAATCCCCCACATACAATGTTGCCCCACCTGCACCACCTCCACTGAATCCTCCTCCTGGACCACTGTTCCCACCAACACCGTTCACATTCCCCCCTCCGACACCACCAGGTTGCCTCAAGAAACCCTCATTCCCCACATTTCCCACACTCCCAACAGCAGCAGCACCACCGTGTAACTGTTGATGTTGCTGTGGAGGTTGCAGTTGCGATTGCGGTTGTAATTGTTGCTGATGCTGAGCACCAATCCCTTGAACCCCAAGACCAACATTATTCCCACTTTGGTGCTCAAACTCATTCAATTTACTCGACGCTTGCCCTAATTCAATCCTCATCCCACCTCCACTGCCAATAGGCCCTCCCAACCCACCACTCCCTTTCGCGCCCATCTCGTTCCCTCTAAACCCTAGATTCTGATTACCGAACCCCGAACCCCTACCCTCACCGCCCCCGGAGCTCGGTATCGGAGCGCCTTGAAGTTGCGGAGCCGAAACCTCCGGCAACTCaaccttcttctcctccacggcCTCGTTTTTAAACCCTAAATCCTCGTTCTTTCTCATAGACTGATAAAACCCCTCGCCGACATTCACATCGTTGTAGAGGTCCTCGTAGTCGTCGTCCTCCTCGGCTAAAAAGCCGTCGTCGGCGACGGCCGAGATGGCCTCGTTACGGTGGAACTGATCGGCTCCGTCGCCGTCGTCCATTCTTGGAAGTTagggttttttgtttgttaaattTTCAAGTGAGTTGGGA harbors:
- the LOC133731589 gene encoding uncharacterized protein LOC133731589 gives rise to the protein MDDGDGADQFHRNEAISAVADDGFLAEEDDDYEDLYNDVNVGEGFYQSMRKNEDLGFKNEAVEEKKVELPEVSAPQLQGAPIPSSGGGEGRGSGFGNQNLGFRGNEMGAKGSGGLGGPIGSGGGMRIELGQASSKLNEFEHQSGNNVGLGVQGIGAQHQQQLQPQSQLQPPQQHQQLHGGAAAVGSVGNVGNEGFLRQPGGVGGGNVNGVGGNSGPGGGFSGGGAGGATLYVGDLHWWTTDAELEAELCKYGAVKEVKFFDEKASGKSKGYCQVDFYDSAAAMACKDGMHGHLFNGRPCVVAIVSPYSVKRMGEAQVNRNQQVTQTAQAQPRRGPNDAAGNKAGGSAITTGGNYQGGDNNSRGYGRANWGRGNSQGMGGRGPGGPMRNRGGMSGRGIMGNGGNGFGQGMGATPPLMHPQSMMGQGFDPAFGAPMGRMGSYGGFPGAPQPPFSGMMSSFPPVGGVGLPGVAPHVNPAFFGRGMPMGMMPTSGVDGPNMGMWPDPNMGGGWPGEEHAGGRAGESSYGEEAGSDHQYGEGSHDRGGWQNAMKEKDRGSERDWSGSSDRRYREDRDQGFDRDMPREKEVGHDHERRHRNDVDVNRERDRERDRGRERSRDRDRDRYREDRERYADHPKYRDRETVHQDEIERGRSTRTHNKARLSEDDDRRSRSRDRRSRSRDVDYGKRRRLTSE